From Thermococcus barophilus MP:
CTGCCCTATGGATCCTCTCACTAACTACCAGCGCATAAGTAAGGAGGAACACTGCAATTGCCACTGTTTCAGGGTTCATTCTTGTCACCTCAGTACACTATAACCGGAATATCAACATGCTGGACTATCTTTAAAACTACAGGGCTTAACGGGTGAGTTTTTGTAATCTCAGAGCCGTAAGCTTTAGACAATACAAGCATGTCGTGCTTTTCAGCAAGCTTTATAACATCTTCCCCTTTATCCCCAAAGAACAATCTGACTTGAGGACTTATGCCGAGATCTTCAAAATTTTTAGCAATTTTTTCAAGTAACAGCTTTCCATCATTTTCCTCTTTCCTTCTGAACTCCTCACTGATGTCTTTGCCGAGAGTTTGCTCGATCACATGGAACACATGAGCATCAATGATATAAACAAGGATTACCCTTACATCATTATAAGCCGACAGAGTTTCGTAGATTTCGGGCGGAATTTCACCTATAAATCTATCAAGAGGCATTAAAATTGATTTAATTTCTGGAAGCCTCATCTCTTCCTCAGTTAATAGAAATTCCTTGTATTCCTTGAGAATTCTTTCATACCTTCTTCCAGCAATGTTTTTAAATTTTCTTTGAATCAGCGATGAAAACAACCCCATCCATATCCCCTCAGCATTTTATTACAACGACTTAAAGATATTAAATTTATTTGGTGCAATCCTCTAATCTTAGATTCATGAACCACAAGAGCTATTAAATTAAAAATCTTTTTGGATTTGGGGGTGAAATAATGAAAAAGCTGTTGCCGTTCTTGGCGTTAATTCTGCTTATTTCGCCGCTGGCACTTGCCCAATGCCCGGCTGAAGGGCATACAGTAGTCTTAAAAGCCCCAGCAGTCTCAAAAACTGCCAACGGAGATCTAATTGGTGTAGCCACGGAGTTCGTAATTACAGTAGCCCCGGGAAGCGGACACGTGTACGTGGAGACATGGCCATTAGCAGAAGTTGACATGCAGGCAAGTGCAAGATTGGCTGCTCAAGTAGCGGGTAGGGTTCTTGGAGTTGATATGAGCAAATATGATGTCTTCATACAGGTTAAGGCTGACTCACCCATAATTGGAGGACCATCTGCTGGAGGAACCATGACCGTTGGTATTATAGCAGCATTAAAGGGTTGGAAGCTCAGAAATGATGTCATGATGACCGGGATGATAAATCCAGATGGGACAATTGGTCCTGTTGGTGGAATTTTGGAAAAAGCATCGGCAGCCCACAGTGTTGGAGCGAAGCTGTTCTTAATACCTGAGGGACAGAGAATCCAAGTTGTCCAAAAAACTGAACAAAAGCAAATTGGACCTCTTGTCCAAATAACAACAAAAGAAGAAAAGGTAGATGTTGTTCAATATGCAAAGGAAAGATGGGGGCTGGAGGTAAAGGAAGTCAAAGACATCTATGAGGCTGTGTATTACTTTACAGGACACAAAATAGAAAAGCCCCAAGCTCCGGAAAATATCAAAATCGACACATCATTCCTCAAAGAAGATGCAGAGAGGGATTACAAAAACACCACAGAATACTACAAACAAGTTGAAAAGAAGCTCAAAGAGAGCGATGTTAGTTATACAACCTACTCCTATCTCAAAGCAGCGCTTGAAGATGCAAACCAGACCCTAAAAGACGCCAAAGATGCCTTGGATTCCGGGATGTACTACACAGCTCTGAGCAAGGACTTCCAGGCGAGAATTATTATCAGACACGTTGATTGGTATCTGGATGTGCAGAATGAGAAGGACATTGAAAAGCTACTCAACTCTGTCAATGATGATATAAAAAATACCGAAAATTACGTTTCTAACTTGACAATTAGAGGGACAACAATGCTACAAGCTGTTGCAGCAAGTGAGGAAAGGATAGAACAGGCAAAATCTCTTCTCAAGGATGCATGGAGCGATTACTACAAAGGTGACTATTGGAATGCTGTAAGCAATGCTGCATTCGCATATGAAAGGGTGCAGACAGCAAAGTTCTGGGCTAAATTGGGAGAGAGATACGCGAAAGGTGATGTGATCAGCAGGGATGTCATCAAAGAGACAGCGAGAGAGTACTTAGACAACGCCCGTCTGGTTGTTACCTATATAACTTCAATGTTTGGGGAAAGCTTGATGCAGGGACTCGTTGATGAGCTGAATAAGGGGGAGCAGTATTATGAGGATGGAAAGTATTCAGCAGCATTATTTTCAGCAATGGAGGCAAGAATTAGGGCAGAAGTTATACTCGACACCCTTGGAATAGACAACGAAACAGTTCTTACGGATAAGCTCCAGCAGATGAAGGAAGATGCAAAAACAGCAATAGCAATAGCTCAGAGCAAGGGGGTTTATCCAATCCTTGGAATGGCGTACTATGAGTTTGCTCAAAGCTACGAAAAGCAAGGAGGGACTGAAAATATCCAAACAGCTATGATATTCTACCAATATGCAAAAGAGACCGCAATGATGTTCCTTCCGAAAACTGTTCCAAAAATTACCGAGAGCACAATTACTCCTCAGATAATCCATCCATCAAATACACAGACACCTATGGATACACAAACAGCCAGCACAACCACAGCATCAGCCGTTCCTGAGAAAAATGTCCCAACATCACTCTTGGGTGGAATTGGGGTGCTTGGTGTTCTGTTTGGGTTGATAATTGGAATTGTGCTTGGAAGAAGGCTTTAATGGGGAGGTAAATTTTTCTCCCCTCTCTTCTTCAACAACGTTATTTCCCAATCAGCCAAACTGGGACAGATTGTGCATCCCAAGCGGTAGAATCCTTCATAATATAGGGGATGCAGATCAAAACCGTTCATTAATATGTAGAGCTGCACCATCATTCCAGACCAGAATTTGATCGGCATTACTTCCAAGAAAGTACCAAGTACTTCATTTTTCCTTTCAATTGCAGGAGGCTTCAGTCTTCTCTTGGCACTTTCACCATCTCTATCACCTATTACCAAAACTGGACTATCGAACTCCTTTATAGCGTTATAAAGAGCCTCAACCTTCATCCTGGTGCACCAGCGGTTATTGTGGGTAGGAAAACCGTACTTATCAACTGGCATTTTAACAAAACTTTCAATAATATTGACCTTAAGCTTTTTAGCAAGTTTTTCAACGTACTCATCAGTTTGAGGCATCTCATATTCCATTTTGACATAGACAGCAGTAACATCTCTGAAAACCTTGCTTGCCAAAATTAATGCAGCAGTTGAATCCTTTCCCCCGCTCCAAGGCACTATTATGTCATAACCTTCAAATTGTTTAAGGAAACTCTCACTTGCCTTTTCAAAAGCTCTGATGTATGATTCATTTGCCTTAATAATGTCCTCTAAGCTAATTTCCTCAGTGTACGGGATTTTCCAGAGTACTTCCGTTTCTTCTCCGATGCGCTTGCTCACTTCAGCTATTTTCATGCTTCCGGAGTAGTACACCTCCTGGTTCATCAATTTCCTCAGAACAAGAGAAACACTCCCAATATCTATACCCAAAATCTCCCTCATATTTTCTCCAAACCTATCACCGAATGCCAAGTAGATGTCATAGTCTGGATTAATTTCAATGCCGAGAGGATTTTCTGGGTTAAGTTTGTAAGCCCCATTCCACTCTATTCCAAGTCTAAATCTTGCCTTAATCTCTTCCAAATGAGTATAAAGCTCGTCAACTCGCATGTTCCTAACTTTTTTGGTTCTCAGAATTCGGGAGTAGAAGGGTTTTCTCAGCTCAAAGAAGTATGCAGTAATATCTCTTGCTAATTCTCTCTCCTTTTCTCCGAATAGCAAAATCGGTATGTATGGAGCATCCTTTAACCCTTCAAGAATATCTTCAACCTCATTAAACTTTCTGCCACCACCAAGACTCGAAACTTTCAAAAAGCCACCATAGTTGCGCTTATTTATATACTGCAGGGCTTTAGCATCTTTCCTTGCTCTCACAATCACGTGGAACATGTTGGAAAATTAGAAAAAGGATTAATAAAGTTTAGCTGTACAAAAAGTTGAGATCAAATGATGAAAACTCCCTGGACTGAGTTGGTGATGATGACCGGTTCGCTGATGCGAAGCTCTAAAATACCTGAAGCACATAATTAATACCTATGAAGTATCAGAAAATTAGTTACCTGGTAGTGATCTTGGTAGTAGTGTCATCCCTTCTTATTTTATTCAAACCCTATTTCTATTCTTTTAGGGAATATGGTGTCAAGTATGAGGGTGAAGAGGTAATGCTGCCAGAACCCGAGTTAAAAGGCGAAATGAGCGTTGAAGAGGCAATAGCAAAGAGGAGAAGCATTCGATATTATAAAGACAGACCCTTGACCCTTAAGCAGCTCTCCCAGCTGTTATGGGCCGCCCAGGGCATAACAGAGGAGAAGAAAAAATTCAGAGCAGCGCCAAGTGCTGGAGCCACTTATCCTTTTGAGATTTATGTAGTCGTTGGATACGTTGAGGGACTGAAACCGGGAGTTTATCACTATGACCCCTTTAATCATAGCCTAACGCTGATTAAAGAAGGCGATTATAGAACAGAGCTCCAAAAAGCCGCATTGAATCAGCAATGGGTTGGAAAAGCTGCGGTTGATATAGTTCTTGTGGCATTTTATGAGAGGACAACAAAGTACTACGGGGAGAGAGGTTACAGGTATGTCTACATGGAAGCTGGTCATATTGGGCAAAACATATACCTGCAGGCGGTAGCACTGGGTCTGGGAACAGTTGCAGTCGGTGCATTTCACGACAAAGAGGTTGCCAAAATAATTGGTACTGATGGGAATCCCATTTATATATTCCCTGTGGGGGTTCCGTGATGGTTGGTTTTGATCATTATACCCTTGGTTACCTGACTTTCGCATTCATGAGCCTAACAATGCTCAGTGGAGCATTTATATTTTTGAATAAAAACAAAAAAAGCTTCTGGGTAAAGATGCATATAGTTCTAAGCGTGATAACGTATATCCTGATGGTTCTAACAATTTTGCTGGTAAGATAAATAAGCTTGAATCTAAAGAATACATTTGGTGATGTTAATCATGGACAATATTCATTTGGGAAAATTGGACATTGAAAAGTTTATCGAAGAGCTTGAAAAACTAAGTGACAGAGAGATTCTAAGTTATTGGATTAAAGGTGAACTTAAAGAAGCGGAGCTTTATAAGAATCTTGCCATAAGGGCAAAAAAATTGGGGCTTGAAGACAGGATTGTGGAAACGTTTATAATTCTCTCAAAGGAGTCAAAAGGCCATGCGACCCGTTTATGGGAGATATACAAACGTTTATTTAGAACAGAAAAACTCGAAGAGGTAGAGCTGCCCCCCATTGAAGTTGAACCCCTCATCGATGAATTCAAAGAAACAAGTAATATCTTGGGAATACTTGAGTTAGCAATGCAATCAGAACTTCTTGCGAAAAGAATATACAGACTTCTTGCCAAAAGGACAAAAGACGAAAAAATGAAAAAAATTTACGAATATCTGGCAGCTGTAGAAGATGAGCACTATCACAAACTTAAGGTTGAATATGAGTATTGCAAGAAAAAGGCACAAATAAATGAATAAAATACCAAGAACATCTTATTTTTTTAAATTCTTTTTTAGCTTTCCATTATTTCCATGAAAGAGTTTCTTAGAGAGTTATACCAAAACCAGTATTAAGTAGGATACTCAAGAATTTACTGGTGGTGAAAGTGGATGGAGATGATGTCATATCCAATCTTAGGGAACTCGACTATAAGTTGGTTTTGAGCTACTGGATTAAAAGTGAGAACGATCTTTCAAAATTCTACAAAGAACTTGCTTGCAAATCAAAAGAAGTAGGACTGGAAGAATGGGCATTTGACATGTTCATACTTCTCTCAGAGGAGTCAAAACGAGTTGAAAAGAAACTTAAAGAAATATATTCCAGAAAATTTGGCTCCATAGATATAGAAAAACTCCCAGATTCCCCAATAAAAATTCCAGCATATATTAAAGAGTTTGACAATCCCCACAGCATCCTTGGCATTTTAAAAAGTGCAATATACTGTGAAGAACTCGCTGAAAACATCTGTCAGGTTCTCTCCCAAAAAGCTCCAACTGAATACGAGAAAGAACTTTTCAAATACCTTGCTTCTTCAGAAAGATGTCACCTGAGGATTCTCACGGAAAGATTCAATTATTATAAAAAGAAACTTAAAGCGGAAAGCTAAACTCCCATTTCCTTAGCTTCAGGAGGCTCTTCGATTAGATTATCGCTGTATTTGTTGTAGTCAGCCAGCAGAAATTCATCACTCATCCTCAATGCTTTCACTGCCTTTTCCTCCCCTGGAAACTTCTTCCCCGGACACACATCCACACATAGGGCACAGAACATGCACCTCGAAACATAATGCCTGATCTTCTTAAGCTCCGGGATCCACTCCATAGCATTAGCTGGACACACCAGTATGCACAACCTACAGCCTATGCACCTTTCGGGGGTGTACTTCAGCTTTCCCCTGAAGCCTTCAGGAACTGGAACAGGAGGATTTATCTTTGCCTCTCCTCTCTGAACCTTATCAATAAGGGCTGTTACATTTTTAGGAGCATGCTTTACCGGAAACGGATTTGTGAAGGGTCTTTCCATAAGCTGCTTAAGGAACAGGAACATTGCCTTTGTTGGCATTCACCTCACCCCCAGCCAAACAAGTGCCAAACCGAGCAATGCAATTAAGTTCACATGAACCCAGAAAATCCGCGATGCCTGTTCGATTCTGAATCTTCCGAATGATGTCCTTACGATTGTCACTGCAGCTATGTAAATTATCAGTACTTTAAAGAGGAACCACAAGCTTTCAACAATGTAAAGCATGGCACCATTCAAGCTAATCCCAAAAACATAGCTGAATGTGAACGGTATGAATAGAACTGCCTCAATTGCTGCCATTGCAAACCCTCTCACAGCGTCAGAGAGATAAAACAGAGCCAAGTTCCTGCCACTATATTCTGCGAGCATACCCTCTGCTATCTCCGTTTCAGCCTCTGCGATATCAAAAGGAAGCTTGGCAAGTTCCGCAGGAGTTACAACTAACAGCGCTATGAAAAGCAAAACAACTCCCAATGCTGCCACTGGAGAAACCATTGTCCAAACTGGAGTGGATGCGATCGTTGTGAGGGAGAAGCTCTTGTACAAAAGTGCAAACCCAATAATCACAATGGCCAAAGGCATTTCATAGCTCATCATGAGCACCATTTCTCTCTGTGCTCCAACGGAGGAAAACGGACTTCCTGAAGAAAATCCTCCAACTGCCATAGCTAAAGACTGGAGTGTCAGCAGATATAGTATCACTATCAGGTCTCCATATCCCTCAAGGGGCGCCTTAAGAATACCAAAGGGGATGTAAAGTAGCAGAGTCATTGAAGATGCAAATGCTAGGATGGGCATTGCATTAAAGAGCCACTTTACGGCGTTTTCCGGTACAACTGTTTCTTTGAGCAACAATTTCCCGACATCCCAGAAAGGTTGCCTTATAGGCGGACCAATTCTTGATGTCATTCTTGCAGATATCCTTCTGTCGATACCTTTGTAGGTCAGTCCAAGAAATACACCAAGTACTGGGAAGGCAACCGCATAGAATAAAGTCTCGGGGGTCATCCTCTCACCTCCTTCTCAATTTTCCTTGTCTTTTCAACTGCCTTCTTGTGGATGTATTCGTAGCCGAGAACCTTGCCTTCTGGTGTCTTTAGCAGTGCAACCCTGTCGTTACAGCACATGCACGGATCGATGTATGCTACAACTATTGGGATATCTGCAACTTCCGCTCCAAGCAGGAGTGGAGCCCAGCTGTTAATGTTGTTGTAACTTGGGGCAATCACCTTCCAGACACTTGGTCCATCTCTACCATCAAACTTGAGATAGTGAACAACTTCTCCTCTCGGCGCCTCATGGGCACCAATTGCTTCGCCTTTAGTTCTTCTAATTTTTGCCAAAAGTGCTGGATAATTGGGGATTGCAAGTATCTTGCCCTCTGGAAGGTTGTCAACACAGTATTCGATGATATCCAAGCTCTGCTCTATTTCATAAATCCTGACCATGGTGATATCGTAGGCATCTCCCTTAGCCTCTCCGACTATATCTTGAGGAACGACAGCCCTAACATCAATGTCAGCATAAGCATCGTACGGCATATCCTGCCTGATGTCCATTCTGATTCCAGCAGCCCTTGCAACAGGACCGACAACATTCAGCTTAAGTGCCATCTCTTTTGAAAGCTGGGCAACTCCTCTTGTTCTTGCTTTATAGACGGGATCCGAGAGGATTATCTCCTTCATCTGCTCTGTAAACTTCCAGTAGTAGGTAATTGCATCTTTAATTGCCTTTATGTGCGATTCCTTGAGATCTCTCCTTACACCTCCGATCATATACACCGAATAATTAATTCGGTTTCCAGTGAGAAGCTCCAGCAAGTCAAGAACCTTTTCCCTTCCTTTCCATGTCCAGAATAAAAGTGAGTCAAATCCCATTTCGTGGGCAATAACTCCCAGCCAAAGAATGTGCGAGTGTATTCTTTCAAGTTCTGCTATTATCGGACGTATATACTGTGCTCTTGGAGGCGCCTCTATTCCAAGGGCCTTTTCGGCTGTTACAACGAAAGCATATGGATGGGAGATGGAACAGATGCCGCATATCCTTTCTGATAGATATAGAGTCTGAATGGCGTTCCTCTTCATTCCCATATACTCTATTCCTCTATGAGCAAATCCTCTTTTAACGTCAACCCTGACGATTTTCTCGCCCTCAACCTCTGCCTCAACGCGTATAGGCTCTTTAAGAGCAGGATGGATGGGTCCTATAGGAATATAGTAAGCAGTCTTAGGCATTCCCCTCACCTTTCTTTCTTATTTCCCTAACGCTCTTGTGTGTATGCTTAATCATATCTTCAACACCGTATTCGTCCCTTCTCCATGGATACTTCCCCTCTGGCCAGTCATCAGGTAAGAAGAGATGTCTCTTGTTCTTTAAGCCTTCAAACTCAATGCCAAGCATTTCTCTGATTTCCCTCTCATTTGTTTCTGCACCGGGCATTAGGTCCGTTATCGTGGGGAGAATTAGACTGTCTTTCGGCAGGTCGAACTTCAGTGTTATACTTACTTCACCCCATGGATTTGAGTAGAACACACCAAATGAGTATATCATCTTTATGCTGTCCCCACCATTATCCTCCCCAGATATAAGATGCAGATGAGGGTAATCGAGTGAGAATATTGTCTCAACGGCTTTCCTAAACGCCGACCTGTCAATTTCTGCCCAAACTTCATAGAGCTTTCTCTTTCTTCTAATTCCCATCTCATATTCCCTGATTTCATAGTTAAGCAGTGCATCACCAAGTGATTTTTCCAGTTTTTCAATGACCTCTTCAACGTTCATTCTTCCTTCCCCTCCAGTTCTTTTTCTAACTTCTCCAACTTGAGCCACGCCTTAACAACGGCATCTATGATTGCTTCTGGCCTTGGCGGACATCCGGGAACATAGACATCAACAGGTATTATCTCATCAATTGGACCTGCTATGTTGTAGGAGTCATAGAAGACTCCACCGCTTGTTCCGCAGTTTCCGACCACAATTACAGCCTTTGGGTCTGGCATCTGCTCGTATATTCTTCTCAGTTTATCCGCAAAGTCTCTTGGGATTGCTCCGGTGACCAGAAGCACATCTGCGTGCCTTGGACTGCCGGCAAGCTTTATCCCAAATCGTTCAACATCGTATCTTGGCGTCAGAAGTGCAACAATTTCAATATCACATGCATTGCATGAACCTCCGGATGCATGGAAAACCCAAAGAGAGCGTTTAAAGTTTGTCAGCTTGCCCACGTTCACGCACCTCCCACCAGAAGGAAGAGTATTACAGTCCCAACCCCAAGGTACCAAAGGATGTAATCCCTAACATCTCCTGTATGGATAGCCTGAAGAACTCTATAGTACTCTTTAAGTGCCTCTATAAACCCCCAATAGATATCGCTTGCTCTTACTTGAATCTTCTCTTTGGACGGTTCTGCGTTACCGCTTAAATATGGCTTTACCTGCTCGCTTTCTTTCTTATAACTTGGATTACCCCTTGAGTAAATTATGTAGCCGATTAAAGCAAAGAGTATAAGGAAAGCAAGCCACAACAATGGGCTCCAATATCCTGAGCCAGTTACAAGTTTTGATATCATGCCAGACCACCCCATGACTGATATTGCGCAACGTTGATGAGGGCATCCACAGCTGGATACACGATTTTATTCAGTACAACGTCCGGGAACAGACCGAATAGTATACAGAGCAATGCCAAGATCACCATAGCCACTATCATCGGTCTTGGGACTTCTCTTACGTTCTCGAACTTCTCCAATGGTGGCCCCAAGAACGCTGACGCAAACACTTTAACGAATGAAGCAAGGGTCAATATACTCGTGACCATTGCAAATACCGCCAATAGCGGATTCAATCTGTAAGAGCTCTCATAGATTAGGAATTTGCTTGCAAACCCGTTGAAAGGCGGCAAACCAGATATGGCTGCAGCACCAACAATAAAGCACAAAGTTGTAATGGGCATCTTCCTCGCTAATCCTCCCATTTCGTTGAGGTTTCTTGTCCCGGTTACGTAGAACAGTGCACCAGCAGTCATTAAGAGCAAGCTCTTGTAGATTATGTGGTTTATTATGTGGAAGATTCCTCCAGCCATTGCCGTTCTCCCGAACTCTGCCAATGCATCGGAATTATGAAGAACCGTTAAGCCGACACCAACACCAAGGAGCATGTAGCCAGTTTGTGAGATAGCGTGGTAGCTCATGAGCCTTTTTACATCTTTCTGAACCAGAGCCATTGTAACACCGATGAACATCGTTAGAACGCCAAGGATTGACATTATCCATCCAACTCTCTCTAAGCTGATTGATACGTTTGCAAAGAGTGTGAAGCTGACTCTAAAGAGAGCATAGAGGCTTGCATAAGTAGACACCAGCAGGACTGGGTTTATACCAGCCGGAACTTCGGTGTATGCATCGGGAACCCAGTAATGCATTGGAACTGAACCGCACTTCATGGCAAACGAAGCAAATAGCAGGCCAAATGCTATCATGTCAAGGGTACTGAGGGAGACCTGTCTGCTTATATAGGCTAAGTTTAAGTTTCCATATTCGCCATAGAGGATTCCAATGGCAAAGAGAACCATCAAAGATGCAACGGCACTTACTATCAGATATTTAATTCCAGCTTCACTCGCTTCACCGCGGTAGTTTCTGAATCCAACCAACGCTGAGCCAGCGATCCCAGCTATTTCTAAGAACACGAAGAGATTGAAGAGATCTCCTGTGAGAACCATGCCGAGAATGCCCACTTCTAACAGAAGCAGCAATGCATAGTATTTTTCCAGACCGCTCTCCGCTTTAACATGACTGTATGAATAGAGAGCACCGACAAAGCTCATCAGAGTCGCTGAGATGGCCATGAAAGCTCCAATGCCGTCAATCTCGAACATAATCCTTATTGGAACTTTATAACCTGAAGGCAGTACAAGGGTTGGCTTATCCGCGCCGAAAACATACACTATGATACCATGCAATCTGACCTGGTACATCAGCATAAGAGAAAGGACTACAGTAACGGCAGTTATCACTATAGCCCATACCGCTGCAATGCTCTGTTTTTTCTTGAACAGAGGTGCAATAAACGCTCCAAAGAGAGGAACCGCTATCATCAATGCCGGTAAGTGCTCAATCATCCCCTCAACCTCCTGATCTTTGTAACGTCAAGGGTTCCATAGCGCTTGTAGATGTTCACAGCAAAGGCAAGCATTAAGGCTGAGACAGCAACACCTATGACAATGCTCGTAAGTGTTAATGCCTGTGGAGTCGGGAGAACCATATTTTGCGGATTTGCTGCCTCTGGTGGTGCCAAAGTATAGATTGGGGCATAGCCACCTTTTACATATCCCAAGGCAACTAAGAACAGGTTGACTGCTCCTTCCAAGATTTCAATACCTATGACAACCTTGATTAGATTCCTCTTGAACCCTATTGTGTAAAACCCTACTGCCAAGAGGAGTGCGACAACTATGAACGGAAAATTAACCCAGATGCTACCATTCATCCCTCTCCCTCCTCATGATTAGGAAGAACACCAGCACTATGCTTGTAAGGCCTGCAAGAACCTTCATACCGACAAAGATGTTCATGTACGGAAGAGTGCCACCTGTGTTTAAATAGCCCGGATTTATCCCAACTGGAGTTTTTCCTCCAAATAATGGGAATCCGCTGTTTGCAATTACGTTTTTGAAGAACGTGTAGCCAGCAAACCCCAGACATGCCATTCCAAGGAATCCCAGTGCTCCAATGCTTTCAAATACACTGAGGGGAGCTTTCTCAAAGAGGCTTTTAACAGCATCGTATTTGTTCGCCACTATGAGCAACGCTAAACCACTTGCAAAAACTGCTCCCCCCTGAAAGCCTCCTCCCGGTGTTAAATGACCATGGAGTATAATGTAGCTACCAAAGACAAGTATTAGAGGTGCCAGTATTTTGGTCGTGGTCTTTATGATGGTTGTCGTCATTTTTTCGTCCCCTCCTTCCTCCGCAGAACCATTAAAACTCCAGAAACTGCCGTAAACAGGACGGTCGCTTCGCCAAGAGTATCGAAACCTCTGTAGTCAAAGACTATGCTTGTGACAACGTTGTTAGCTGATGCTTCAATCTGAGCATGGGTTATGAACCAGTCATCCATTTCTCTGTGAGGGGGCTCTCCAAAAGGCCTGATGCTAATCATCGCAGCAAGGAGGAAGAGCGTGAACCCTATGAAAGCAAGCAATCCAAGAGAAGTCCTCATTCTATCACCTCCTCATCAGTCGTGTTCTTGATGGCAAGAAGGTACATCGCAGTTGTTAAACCAGCTCCAACGCCAGCTTCAGCTATTGCCACGTCTGGAGCTTGGAGAACATAGAACTCAAGGGACAAGATGAGGCTAAAAACTGCCATGGCTATAACTGCCATAATTAAGTTCTTGAATCTGATGGCAACTATTGCACTCACCAGCAGGCCAATTCCTATTAAAACCTGGAGAATCCAAAAGAACTCCATAAAGTTCATAGCTTTCCCTCCAGCTCATCTATTACAGCACCATAAGGT
This genomic window contains:
- a CDS encoding hydrogenase large subunit, whose protein sequence is MPKTAYYIPIGPIHPALKEPIRVEAEVEGEKIVRVDVKRGFAHRGIEYMGMKRNAIQTLYLSERICGICSISHPYAFVVTAEKALGIEAPPRAQYIRPIIAELERIHSHILWLGVIAHEMGFDSLLFWTWKGREKVLDLLELLTGNRINYSVYMIGGVRRDLKESHIKAIKDAITYYWKFTEQMKEIILSDPVYKARTRGVAQLSKEMALKLNVVGPVARAAGIRMDIRQDMPYDAYADIDVRAVVPQDIVGEAKGDAYDITMVRIYEIEQSLDIIEYCVDNLPEGKILAIPNYPALLAKIRRTKGEAIGAHEAPRGEVVHYLKFDGRDGPSVWKVIAPSYNNINSWAPLLLGAEVADIPIVVAYIDPCMCCNDRVALLKTPEGKVLGYEYIHKKAVEKTRKIEKEVRG
- a CDS encoding NADH-quinone oxidoreductase subunit C; this encodes MNVEEVIEKLEKSLGDALLNYEIREYEMGIRRKRKLYEVWAEIDRSAFRKAVETIFSLDYPHLHLISGEDNGGDSIKMIYSFGVFYSNPWGEVSITLKFDLPKDSLILPTITDLMPGAETNEREIREMLGIEFEGLKNKRHLFLPDDWPEGKYPWRRDEYGVEDMIKHTHKSVREIRKKGEGNA
- a CDS encoding NADH-quinone oxidoreductase subunit B family protein translates to MGKLTNFKRSLWVFHASGGSCNACDIEIVALLTPRYDVERFGIKLAGSPRHADVLLVTGAIPRDFADKLRRIYEQMPDPKAVIVVGNCGTSGGVFYDSYNIAGPIDEIIPVDVYVPGCPPRPEAIIDAVVKAWLKLEKLEKELEGKEE
- a CDS encoding proton-conducting transporter transmembrane domain-containing protein, translating into MIEHLPALMIAVPLFGAFIAPLFKKKQSIAAVWAIVITAVTVVLSLMLMYQVRLHGIIVYVFGADKPTLVLPSGYKVPIRIMFEIDGIGAFMAISATLMSFVGALYSYSHVKAESGLEKYYALLLLLEVGILGMVLTGDLFNLFVFLEIAGIAGSALVGFRNYRGEASEAGIKYLIVSAVASLMVLFAIGILYGEYGNLNLAYISRQVSLSTLDMIAFGLLFASFAMKCGSVPMHYWVPDAYTEVPAGINPVLLVSTYASLYALFRVSFTLFANVSISLERVGWIMSILGVLTMFIGVTMALVQKDVKRLMSYHAISQTGYMLLGVGVGLTVLHNSDALAEFGRTAMAGGIFHIINHIIYKSLLLMTAGALFYVTGTRNLNEMGGLARKMPITTLCFIVGAAAISGLPPFNGFASKFLIYESSYRLNPLLAVFAMVTSILTLASFVKVFASAFLGPPLEKFENVREVPRPMIVAMVILALLCILFGLFPDVVLNKIVYPAVDALINVAQYQSWGGLA
- a CDS encoding sodium:proton antiporter; the encoded protein is MNGSIWVNFPFIVVALLLAVGFYTIGFKRNLIKVVIGIEILEGAVNLFLVALGYVKGGYAPIYTLAPPEAANPQNMVLPTPQALTLTSIVIGVAVSALMLAFAVNIYKRYGTLDVTKIRRLRG
- a CDS encoding MnhB domain-containing protein, with amino-acid sequence MTTTIIKTTTKILAPLILVFGSYIILHGHLTPGGGFQGGAVFASGLALLIVANKYDAVKSLFEKAPLSVFESIGALGFLGMACLGFAGYTFFKNVIANSGFPLFGGKTPVGINPGYLNTGGTLPYMNIFVGMKVLAGLTSIVLVFFLIMRRERDEW
- the mbhE gene encoding hydrogen gas-evolving membrane-bound hydrogenase subunit E, which encodes MRTSLGLLAFIGFTLFLLAAMISIRPFGEPPHREMDDWFITHAQIEASANNVVTSIVFDYRGFDTLGEATVLFTAVSGVLMVLRRKEGTKK
- a CDS encoding hydrogenase subunit MbhD domain-containing protein, giving the protein MNFMEFFWILQVLIGIGLLVSAIVAIRFKNLIMAVIAMAVFSLILSLEFYVLQAPDVAIAEAGVGAGLTTAMYLLAIKNTTDEEVIE